From Bradyrhizobium sp. AZCC 1610:
TGTGCTGCTGACCGTCGGCATTACCTTCATCGGCTCGGCCAACTGCTATCGCCAGCGCATCCACATGAACATGACTGTCGGCACCGATTTGCTGCCGCCGCCGTTACGCCGCGCTTCTCTCTTCCTCAGCGAAGTTTTGATGGGCGTGATTGCGATCTTCATGGTCTTTTGGGGGCTGCGGCTTGTTCAGACCACCTGGGATAATTCGGTCGACGAATTTCCGTGGCTGTCGGTCGGCATCACTTATCTCCCGATCGTGGTCAGCGGCGCGATGATGCTTCTGTTCGTCGTCGAACGCCTCACCATTGGCCCGCCGCCGCGTGACGGCAGCGACGCCCACGTACCGGTCGAGTAATTTCCATGGATATCGCGGTTCTGCTTC
This genomic window contains:
- a CDS encoding TRAP transporter small permease, which translates into the protein MALVLVSAVIPWAVYTRYILNSASSWPEPMAVLLTVGITFIGSANCYRQRIHMNMTVGTDLLPPPLRRASLFLSEVLMGVIAIFMVFWGLRLVQTTWDNSVDEFPWLSVGITYLPIVVSGAMMLLFVVERLTIGPPPRDGSDAHVPVE